A stretch of DNA from Granulicella pectinivorans:
ATAAGGATCATGCTCCGACGCGCAATCCTTTCACGCGCTTTCAGCGTGCCTTCGATCGCGGCTTCGAGCGTGTTCGTGCCAGCTACATCTCGCTGTTGGATGGTCTGGTTTCGTCGCGCAGGATCTTCGTCCCGGCTTTCCTTCTCCTCTGCCTCAGTGCCTTTCTTCTGGTGCCGTGGCTCGGTCAGGACTTCTTCCCCGATACCGACAGCGGCCAGTTCATCCTGCACGTTCGCGGACCCTCGGGCATGCGTATCGAAGAGACAGCGCGTCTCTGCGATCTGGTGGAAGACAATATCCGTCAGCACATTCCTGGCAAAGAAGTCGATAACGTCCTCGACAACATCGGCATGCCCTACAGCACGATGAACACGCAACACCTGACCAACGGCAGCATCGGGGCTTATGATGCGGACATCATGGTCTCGCTCAAGGAAGACCATCACCCCACCGCGAAGTATGTGGCGGCACTCCGTCGCGATCTTCCGCGCGCCTTCCCCAACGCAACCTTCTACTTCCTGCCCGCGGACATCACAACGCAGATTTTGAACTTCGGTCTGCCCGCGCCGCTCGATATCCAGCTGGAAGGCAATGACGTCGAGGCCAGCGAGAAGGCCGCTGACCAGATTCTTGCGCGTCTTCGCAAAGTTCCCGGCATTACTGATCTCCGGCTTCAGCAGCCGTTCGATGTCCCCACGCTTCAGGTTGCAGTGGACCGCACGAAGGCATCGCAGGGTGGCTACTCGGAGCGGGACGTGGCGACCAGCATTCTGAACACGCTGAGCGGAAGCTTCCAGGTCACACCGATGTTCTTCCTTAACTGGAAGAACCATGTGAACTACAACATCGTCGCGCAGACCCCGCAGTACAAGATGACATCCATGCAGGATCTGCAGAACATTCCCATCAACCGCAGTCAGGGCCTCACGACGACGGCCTCGGCAAACGCAACCACTGGTGCTGCGCAGACACCGGAGATTCTTGGCGATCTCGCCTCGCTCCAGCGCGGCAATGAGATGGGCACGGTGAACCACTACAACATCCGTCGCGTCGTCGATATCTACGCCAACGTGCAGGGACGCGATCTCGGCGGGGTAAGCCGCGACGTCGATCGCATCCTCAAGGACGAAAAGCCGAACCTTCCGCGCGGCACCTTCGCCACGCTGAAGGGCCAGGTGGAGACGATGCGCAGCTCCTACATCGGCCTCATCGGCGGCCTCGCCTTCGCCATTGTGCTGGTGTATCTGCTCATCGTGGTCAACTTCCAAAGCTGGGTGGATCCCTTCATCATCATCACGGCTCTGCCTGCGGCGTTGGCCGGTATCGTGATGTTTCTCTTCCTCACCCACACGACGCTTTCGGTTCCCGCTCTGATGGGAGCGATCATGTGTATGGGGGTCGCAACCGCGAACAGCATTCTCGTCGTCTCGTTCGCGAAGACGCGGCTTGAAGAGCATGGCGACGCAATTCTCTCGGCCATTGAGGCCGGCACCACGCGCTTCCGTCCGGTCATGATGACGGCACTTGCCATGATCATCGGCATGGTGCCCATGGCGCTGGGCGCGGGCGATGGTGGCGAACAGAACGCGCCGTTGGGCCGCGCCGTCATCGGTGGCCTCTTGTGCGCCACCGTCGCAACGCTGGTCTTTGTCCCATGCGTCTTCGCGTTGATTCACAACAGCACCGCACGCAAGGAAGCGCGTGAGCGGGACAAGCTGAAGCCCCACTACGCATAAGAAAAAGCTTGAAAATTTAGGTGCATGATTTTGTTACAACATGGAGCTCGCTGAACATGGAAAACACGGCAACGCAGAGTTCACTTGGCACGCGCGAGATCGAAACCCTCTCGGCGGAGCCTAACAGCGTACTGCACGAAGAGGTCAGCTCCGGCGGACGTGGCCACGTCCATACGGGACCGCGCTCGGAGGAGTCCGGTCCCGCGCCGGCGGCCAATCGTACCGGTCTCACCATCGGTCTGGTCATCGTCGCCGTGCTGTTGGGCGCGGCCATCTTCGAAGGGATTCACGCGCGTGCTAAGGACCGCTCGGAACTCAACGATGCGACGCAGGTCGCGGCGGTGCCGACCGTGTTCGTGACGAAGCCCAGCGGCGGCTCGGCCGCGCAGGAGATCACGCTGCCCGGCAACACGCAGGCGTTTACGGACACGCCCATCTACGCGCGCACCAGTGGATATCTGCGCCACTGGTACGCCGACATCGGCGCACACGTCCGCAAGGGACAACTGCTCGCCGACATCGAAACGCCGGAGCTCGATCAGCAGCTTCTACAGGCGCAGGCAGAGTTGCTCAGCGTCAAGGCCAACATGGATCTCGCGCAGACCACAAGCGTTCGCTGGCAGGGGCTTCTCGAGAAACACGCCGTCTCCAAGCAGGAGACCGATCAGGTGGTCAGCGACTATGCCGCCAAGCAGGCCGCTTACGCCTCCAGCCAGGCCAACGTGCGCCGCCTGCAGGAACTGCAAAGTTATGAGCGCGTCCTTGCTCCCTTCGACGGCATCATCACGGCGCGTAACACGGACATCGGTGCCCTGATCGGCACGGGCTCGGGAAGCACGCCGAAGGAGCTCTTCCACGAGGCCGCCGTCGGCAAGCTGCTGGTCTACGTCGCCGTGCCTGAGGTCTATGCCGATAAGATTCGCGATGGTCAGCAGGTCACGATCACGCAGGATGCGAACCCCGGGCAGATCATCGAGGGAACGATCTCGCGCAACTCGAATGCGATCGACCAGACGAGCCGCACCTTGAACGTGCAGGTCGGCGTCGACAATGCAAGCGGCCAGTTGAAGCCGGGCGCCTACGTCTTCGTGCATATGAAGCTGCCTTCGAGTGGTACCCATACGTTTACGATTCCTTCGAACACGCTGCTCTTCCGTGCTGAAGGACTCCGTGTGGGCGTGGTGCGCAACGGCGTCGTCACGCTCGTGCCTATTACGATCGGCCACGACTTCGGCAGCACGGTCGAAGTCACTTCGGGGCTCAGCCCGGACGACCAGATCGTGCTCGATCCGTCGGATTCGCTGATCAGCGGAACCAAGGTGGATGCCAAGCCCGCCAAGAAGGAGAGCGCGCTGTGACGCCCGTTCGAAGTACACTCGCAACCCTCAGCCTTGCCGCCGTGCTCATCAGCGGATGCCGTGAGGTTGGCCCGAACTATACCAGGCCTGCTGCCGTGCCGGTTGCTCCTTCGCTCGACCAGTTCAAAGAGGCAGGTCCTTCGACCTTCAAGGACTCCGACGGCTGGACGGTCGCGCAGCCCAACGACCAGGCCCTGCGTGGCAAGTGGTGGGAGATCTTCGGCGACCCGCAGTTGAATGTGCTCGAAGAGCAGGTCGATCCCGCGAACCAGACGCTCGCCGCCGCCGAAGCGAACTTCCGCGCATCCCGCGCCAATATCAAGTTCCGCAAGGCCGATCAGGCTCCGACAGTTTCGGTTGGTCCCAGTGCAGGTGCGGTGCGCGACTCGGCCAACCAGCCCTACTTCAACACCGCGCGTGCCGACAATGGCGAAGGTAACTTCAGCATCCCCTTCGATCTCAACTACGAGATCGATCTCTGGGGTCGCATCCGCCGCAGTGTTCGCGCCTCGAAGGAACAGGCCCAGGCCAGCGCCGCCGACATGGAGACGGTCCGGCTCAGCCTTCATGCGGAGCTTGCTCTCGACTACTTCGGCCTTCGCTCCTCCGATGCCCAGGCCAAGCTCCTCGGCGATACCGTCCAGGCGTATCAGCAGGCATTGCAGCTTACGCAGGATCGCTACGACGGCGGAGCCGCCCCTCTCTCAGACGTCACGCAGGCCCGCACCGTCCTCCAAACCGCACAGGTCCAGCAGACCGACGTGCTCATCCAACGTGCGCAGTATGAGCATGCCATCGCCGTTCTCACCGGCAAGGCACCCGCATCGCTGACGATTGAAGCATCTCCCGTCACGGTCGCGCCGCCCGCCATCCCGGAGATCCCCGGAGCGCTTCCTTCGCAGCTTCTCGAGCGCCGTCCTGACATCGCCTCCGACGAGCGCCGCATGGCTGCCGCTAACGAACAGATCGGCATCGCCCAGGCTGCCTTCTATCCCACGCTCAGCCTCTCGGCCGCCGCGGGCGTGACCGGTACTTCGCTCATCAATCTCTTCTCCGGCCCGAGCCGCTTCTTCGCCGTGGGCTCGACGCTCGACCAGACGCTCTTCGATCACGGACGCCGTCAGGCCACGAAGGATATTACGACGGCGCAGTACGACGAGACCGTCGCAAACTATCGCCAGACCTCGCTCACCGCCTTCCAGCAGGTGGAGGATAACCTCGCTGCTCTGCGTGTTCTGGAGCGCGAAGCCGCCCAGCAGCACGCCGCAACGGAGTCCGCCGAGGAATCGCTTAACCTCTTCAAGATTCGCTACGAGGGTGGTGTTGATACTTATCTCCAGGTCATCACCTGGCAGACCTCCGCGCTCCAGAACGAGCGCAACGACATCGACATCACGCGTCGTCGTCTCGAAGCCAGCGTGTTGCTCATCAAGGCTTTGGGCGGCGGATGGAACACGCAGCAACTGCCGAAGTTCTAAGGCGGTCGTAACCAGGAAAAGGGGGCTTCGAGATCATCTCGAAGCCCCCTTCTATTTATGCCGGGAGGTAGTGCCTGAGAGCCAGCTCCGTGAAAGCAGCAATCTGTGCCGATACCCAAGCCTCGTCCCGGCCGAGTTCCTGCGCGATCAGGCGAGCCACCTCCGGCGCTGCCCGCAGGGCGGCCCTGGCATCGAGCAGGAGCGAACGGGTGCGGCGCGAGAGAACGTCTTCGACGGTGCGGGCCAGCTCATTCCGAACGGCGTGGATGACCAAAGCCTTGGAGTAGGGAAGGGCTGGGTCGAGCGGCACGGCAAGTGCGGGATCGTTGGCGATCAGCGCGGAGATGGCGGTCGTCTCCGTGCCGTACTCCGCGAGGTGAGGATTCGGGGCTTTGGTGGTGGTCGCGCCCCGGAGCGGGGTGTGGTCGGTCACGGACTTGCCCTTGGGCAGCAGCCGTTTGTCTGCGGCGAAGTTCAACGTGTCTTCGGCCATGCGGCGATAGGTCGTCCACTTGCCGCCCGCAACCGAGACCATGCCGGAGTTGGAGACGTCGATGTGATGTTCGCGCGAGAGCTTGGAGGTGGAGTTCTCTTTCCCGGTCACAAGGGGGCGCAGGCCGGAGAAGATCGACAGAATATCGGCCCTGGTGATCGGCGCGGCGAGGTAGGGCGCGATGGTCTGGAGAAGAAAGTCGATCTCG
This window harbors:
- a CDS encoding efflux RND transporter permease subunit, coding for MWIVKVALNRPYTFIVLALLILILSPVVILRTPTDIFPNINIPVVSIGWTYTGLNPEELEGRLTSPYEKALTTLVDNIQHIESVTYNGSVVVKVFLQPGASLDTANAQVTAASQYLLRQLPPGILPPQIINFSASSVPILQLGVSGEGMNEQQLNDYAQNFIRPALVSVPGAVIPLPYGGKQRQITISMDQAAMQSKGIAPGDLLNAVAQQNVVMPSGTIKIGQSEYDVRTNGTPRTVEELASIPLKQSAGSTVYLKDVASVSDGFQVQSNIVRQDGHRGVLVSVFKNGNASTLDIVKGIRELLPRVASTLPPQLRIVPLSDQSVFVRAAVEGVIREAVIAAALTAIMILLFLGSWRSTVIIAISIPLSILTSVIVLSLMGETINTMTLGGLALAVGILVDDATVTIENIERFLEEGAPLREAILEGAAQISVPALVSTLCICIVFLPMFFLAGVSRYLFVPLAEAVVFAMLASYILSRTLVPTLAMYLLKHKDHAPTRNPFTRFQRAFDRGFERVRASYISLLDGLVSSRRIFVPAFLLLCLSAFLLVPWLGQDFFPDTDSGQFILHVRGPSGMRIEETARLCDLVEDNIRQHIPGKEVDNVLDNIGMPYSTMNTQHLTNGSIGAYDADIMVSLKEDHHPTAKYVAALRRDLPRAFPNATFYFLPADITTQILNFGLPAPLDIQLEGNDVEASEKAADQILARLRKVPGITDLRLQQPFDVPTLQVAVDRTKASQGGYSERDVATSILNTLSGSFQVTPMFFLNWKNHVNYNIVAQTPQYKMTSMQDLQNIPINRSQGLTTTASANATTGAAQTPEILGDLASLQRGNEMGTVNHYNIRRVVDIYANVQGRDLGGVSRDVDRILKDEKPNLPRGTFATLKGQVETMRSSYIGLIGGLAFAIVLVYLLIVVNFQSWVDPFIIITALPAALAGIVMFLFLTHTTLSVPALMGAIMCMGVATANSILVVSFAKTRLEEHGDAILSAIEAGTTRFRPVMMTALAMIIGMVPMALGAGDGGEQNAPLGRAVIGGLLCATVATLVFVPCVFALIHNSTARKEARERDKLKPHYA
- a CDS encoding efflux RND transporter periplasmic adaptor subunit codes for the protein MENTATQSSLGTREIETLSAEPNSVLHEEVSSGGRGHVHTGPRSEESGPAPAANRTGLTIGLVIVAVLLGAAIFEGIHARAKDRSELNDATQVAAVPTVFVTKPSGGSAAQEITLPGNTQAFTDTPIYARTSGYLRHWYADIGAHVRKGQLLADIETPELDQQLLQAQAELLSVKANMDLAQTTSVRWQGLLEKHAVSKQETDQVVSDYAAKQAAYASSQANVRRLQELQSYERVLAPFDGIITARNTDIGALIGTGSGSTPKELFHEAAVGKLLVYVAVPEVYADKIRDGQQVTITQDANPGQIIEGTISRNSNAIDQTSRTLNVQVGVDNASGQLKPGAYVFVHMKLPSSGTHTFTIPSNTLLFRAEGLRVGVVRNGVVTLVPITIGHDFGSTVEVTSGLSPDDQIVLDPSDSLISGTKVDAKPAKKESAL
- a CDS encoding efflux transporter outer membrane subunit, with amino-acid sequence MTPVRSTLATLSLAAVLISGCREVGPNYTRPAAVPVAPSLDQFKEAGPSTFKDSDGWTVAQPNDQALRGKWWEIFGDPQLNVLEEQVDPANQTLAAAEANFRASRANIKFRKADQAPTVSVGPSAGAVRDSANQPYFNTARADNGEGNFSIPFDLNYEIDLWGRIRRSVRASKEQAQASAADMETVRLSLHAELALDYFGLRSSDAQAKLLGDTVQAYQQALQLTQDRYDGGAAPLSDVTQARTVLQTAQVQQTDVLIQRAQYEHAIAVLTGKAPASLTIEASPVTVAPPAIPEIPGALPSQLLERRPDIASDERRMAAANEQIGIAQAAFYPTLSLSAAAGVTGTSLINLFSGPSRFFAVGSTLDQTLFDHGRRQATKDITTAQYDETVANYRQTSLTAFQQVEDNLAALRVLEREAAQQHAATESAEESLNLFKIRYEGGVDTYLQVITWQTSALQNERNDIDITRRRLEASVLLIKALGGGWNTQQLPKF